A genomic window from Diospyros lotus cultivar Yz01 chromosome 2, ASM1463336v1, whole genome shotgun sequence includes:
- the LOC127795541 gene encoding uncharacterized protein LOC127795541 isoform X5 produces MPGAIHVSVLDFKDLPSSSILVKAKWVPWGKENIKHGTRANCLFVQTLLVPEKGSWDDFIPLEGGGQVHMNMQFVLSEEERNRIRSTATMLLGFIGFLFEGYFYVCRENLQ; encoded by the exons ATGCCAGGCGCCATCCATGTTTCAG TTCTGGACTTCAAGGATCTTCCATCTTCATCAATTTTAGTGAAGGCTAAGTGG GTTCCATGGGGAAAAGAGAACATCAAACATGGGACAAGGGCGAATTGTCTTT TTGTTCAAACCTTGTTGGTTCCGGAAAAAGGTTCCTGGGATGATTTTATTCCCCTTGAAGGAGGGGGACAGGTGCATATGAATATGCAGTTTGTCCTCAGTGAAGAAGAGCGCAATCGGATTCGTAGCACG GCCACCATGTTGTTGGGATTTATTGGTTTCCTATTTGAGGGATATTTTTATGTCTGTAGAGAGAATCTgcaatga
- the LOC127795541 gene encoding uncharacterized protein LOC127795541 isoform X3 yields MPGAIHVSVLDFKDLPSSSILVKAKWVPWGKENIKHGTRANCLCNDFVQTLLVPEKGSWDDFIPLEGGGQVHMNMQFVLSEEERNRIRSTATMLLGFIGFLFEGYFYVCRENLQ; encoded by the exons ATGCCAGGCGCCATCCATGTTTCAG TTCTGGACTTCAAGGATCTTCCATCTTCATCAATTTTAGTGAAGGCTAAGTGG GTTCCATGGGGAAAAGAGAACATCAAACATGGGACAAGGGCGAATTGTCTTTGTAATGACT TTGTTCAAACCTTGTTGGTTCCGGAAAAAGGTTCCTGGGATGATTTTATTCCCCTTGAAGGAGGGGGACAGGTGCATATGAATATGCAGTTTGTCCTCAGTGAAGAAGAGCGCAATCGGATTCGTAGCACG GCCACCATGTTGTTGGGATTTATTGGTTTCCTATTTGAGGGATATTTTTATGTCTGTAGAGAGAATCTgcaatga
- the LOC127795541 gene encoding uncharacterized protein LOC127795541 isoform X4, translating to MPGAIHVSVLDFKDLPSSSILVKAKWVPWGKENIKHGTRANCLCNDFVQTLLVPEKGSWDDFIPLEGGGQVHMNMQFVLSEEERNRIRSTRESAMKKKYDEHSQAIGQVAGN from the exons ATGCCAGGCGCCATCCATGTTTCAG TTCTGGACTTCAAGGATCTTCCATCTTCATCAATTTTAGTGAAGGCTAAGTGG GTTCCATGGGGAAAAGAGAACATCAAACATGGGACAAGGGCGAATTGTCTTTGTAATGACT TTGTTCAAACCTTGTTGGTTCCGGAAAAAGGTTCCTGGGATGATTTTATTCCCCTTGAAGGAGGGGGACAGGTGCATATGAATATGCAGTTTGTCCTCAGTGAAGAAGAGCGCAATCGGATTCGTAGCACG AGAGAATCTgcaatgaagaagaaatatgaTGAACACTCTCAGGCCATAGGTCAAGTGGCGGGCAACTGA
- the LOC127795541 gene encoding uncharacterized protein LOC127795541 isoform X2, with the protein MRKIDVPASPLPPPRPLPQGFLSRRSKAIWRVLIISNLALGAYIFMKPRKKDKAEEDSKAAANIPSATVVTTLTPEEAVLSPSTTERVKVHQPIPEDQQRELFKWILEERKKVKPKDSEAEKRIKEEKVILEQFINAESIPSI; encoded by the exons ATGAGAAAGATCGACGTTCCCGCGTCTCCGCTCCCACCTCCACGGCCCCTTCCACAAGGATTCCTTTCTCGCCGATCGAAAGCCATTTGGCGTGTTCTCATCATTTCGAATCTTGCCCTGGGag CCTACATATTCATGAAgccgagaaagaaagataaagcTGAAGAGGATAGCAAAGCTGCAGCTAACATTCCCTCCGCTACAGTTGTGACTACACTGACTCCTGAGGAAGCAGTCCTCTCTCCTTCAACCACTGAACGTGTGAAGGTGCACCAGCCCATTCCCGAGGATCAGCAGCGCGAACTATTCAAGTGGATATTGGAGGAAAGGAAAAAAGTGAAACCCAAGGATTCTGAAGCGGAAAAGCgaatcaaagaagaaaaggtCATTCTTGAACAATTTATTAATGCAGAATCCATCCCAAGCATCTGA
- the LOC127795541 gene encoding uncharacterized protein LOC127795541 isoform X1 encodes MRKIDVPASPLPPPRPLPQGFLSRRSKAIWRVLIISNLALGVSGQLTYLHWWSPAYIFMKPRKKDKAEEDSKAAANIPSATVVTTLTPEEAVLSPSTTERVKVHQPIPEDQQRELFKWILEERKKVKPKDSEAEKRIKEEKVILEQFINAESIPSI; translated from the exons ATGAGAAAGATCGACGTTCCCGCGTCTCCGCTCCCACCTCCACGGCCCCTTCCACAAGGATTCCTTTCTCGCCGATCGAAAGCCATTTGGCGTGTTCTCATCATTTCGAATCTTGCCCTGGGag TCTCCGGACAACTAACCTACCTTCATTGGTGGTCTCCAGCCTACATATTCATGAAgccgagaaagaaagataaagcTGAAGAGGATAGCAAAGCTGCAGCTAACATTCCCTCCGCTACAGTTGTGACTACACTGACTCCTGAGGAAGCAGTCCTCTCTCCTTCAACCACTGAACGTGTGAAGGTGCACCAGCCCATTCCCGAGGATCAGCAGCGCGAACTATTCAAGTGGATATTGGAGGAAAGGAAAAAAGTGAAACCCAAGGATTCTGAAGCGGAAAAGCgaatcaaagaagaaaaggtCATTCTTGAACAATTTATTAATGCAGAATCCATCCCAAGCATCTGA
- the LOC127794882 gene encoding uncharacterized protein LOC127794882 — protein MGWGIGIVSLGWRVWRHGEGSLVKTLPIAIRSRDTNTITNKGFFGQWSRLMPAASGVWTLKLLCFFCGLQWSAASLSCPGENGKLFVAEICRLCVLKVGKDNSLGHG, from the exons ATG GGATGGGGGATAGGGATTGTCTCGCTGGGGTGGAGAGTCTGGAGACATGGGGAGGGGTCTTTGGTCAAAACCCTCCCCATTGCCATTCGTAGTCGTGATACCAATACCATTACCAACAAAGGCTTTTTTGGACAATGGAGCCGCCTAATGCCAGCTGCTTCTGGAGTCTGGACGCTGAAGCTCCTCTGCTTCTTCTGCGGGCTGCAATGGTCCGCTGCATCACTGTCCTG CCCGGGGGAGAATGGCAAGTTATTTGTGGCGGAAATATGCAGATTATGTGTACTCAAAGTGGGAAAAGACAATTCTCTGGGACATGGTTGA
- the LOC127796033 gene encoding protein HEAT STRESS TOLERANT DWD 1-like, giving the protein MVRSIKNPKKAKRKNKGSKKGEGSSSSSSIPSLPAKVWQPGVDKIEEGEELQCDPSAYNSLHAFHIGWPCLSFDVLRDSLGLVRTEFPHTVYCVAGTQAEKASWNSVEIFKISNILGKRRELIPSKSNADGSDMDSDSSDSDEDDEVQDGGSSIPVLHLRKVAHEGCVNRIRAMSQNPHICASWADTGHVQVWDFSSHLNALAESETEVSRGSSTVFNQAPLVKFGGHKDEGYAIDWSPLVPGRLVSGDCKNCIHLWEPTSDTTWNVDANPFVGHTASVEDLQWSPTEPYIFASCSVDWNIAIWDIRSGKSPAASIKAHNADVNVISWNRLASCMLASGCDDGTFSIRDLRLLKEGDSVVAHFEYHKHPITSIEWSPHEASTLAVSSSDNQLTIWDLSLERDEEEEADFKAQTREQVNAPADLPPQLLFVHQGQKDLKELHWHSQIPGMLISTAADGFNILMPSNLESALPATNAA; this is encoded by the exons ATGGTTCGAAGCATCAAAAACCCTAAGAAAGCCAAACGGAAAAACAAG ggttCAAAGAAAGGAGAGGGGTCTTCGTCTTCGAGTTCGATACCATCGTTGCCGGCGAAGGTATGGCAACCAGGCGTCGATAAGATTGAGGAAGGAGAGGAGCTCCAGTGTGACCCCTCTGCTTACAATTCACTCCACGCGTTCCACATTGGCTGGCCCTGTTTAAG CTTTGATGTGCTTCGTGATTCTCTGGGGTTGGTTCGGACCGAGTTCCCCCACACCGTGTATTGTGTTGCAGGCACTCAG gcAGAAAAAGCTTCTTGGAATTCTgttgagatatttaaaatttccaacattttgGGGAAAAGACGAGAATTAATCCCTTCAAAATCTAATGCCGATGGCTCTGATATGGATAGTGATAGCAGCGAtagtgatgaagatgatgaagttCAGGATGGTGGATCCTCAATACCAGTTTTGCAC CTGCGGAAGGTAGCTCATGAAGGATGTGTTAATCGGATACGAGCCATGTCCCAAAACCCCCATATATGTGCGTCCTGGGCAGATACGGGTCATGTGCAG GTATGGGACTTTAGCTCTCATTTAAATGCTTTGGCAGAATCAGAAACTGAGGTTAGCCGGGGATCTTCCACAGTTTTCAATCAGGCTCCATTAGTTAAGTTTGGTGGGCACAAAGATGAAGGCTATGCCATAGACTGGAGCCCTCTTGTCCCTGGGAGGCTTGTTTCTG GGGACTGCAAAAATTGTATTCATTTGTGGGAACCGACATCTGATACAACATGGAATGTTGATGCTAATCCCTTTGTTGGACACACTGCAAGTGTTGAAGATCTACAA TGGAGCCCTACAGAACCTTATATCTTTGCCTCTTGCTCTGTGGATTGGAACATTGCAATATGGGATATTCGCTCAGGGAAATCACCAGCAGCTTCTATAAAGGCACATAATGCAGATGTGAATGTTATATCATGGAATAG GCTTGCTAGCTGTATGCTGGCATCTGGATGTGATGATGGCACATTCTCCATTCGTGATCTGAGATTACTGAAG GAGGGAGATTCTGTTGTAGCTCATTTTGAATATCATAAACATCCCATTACATCAATCGAATGGAGTCCGCATGAAGCCTCCACTTTAGCAGTTTCTTCATCCGACAATCAACTAAC GATATGGGACCTTTCTCTAGAAAGAGACGAGGAAGAGGAGGCCGATTTCAAGGCTCAAACGAGAGAACAAGTAAATGCCCCTGCAGATTTGCCACCACAACTGCTATTTGTTCATCAG GGCCAGAAAGATCTGAAAGAACTGCACTGGCATTCACAGATCCCTGGAATGCTCATATCAACAGCTGCAGATGGTTTTAACATTCTGATGCCTTCAAATCTTGAAAGTGCTCTTCCCGCAACAAATGCTGCCTAA